The Balearica regulorum gibbericeps isolate bBalReg1 chromosome 27, bBalReg1.pri, whole genome shotgun sequence genome contains a region encoding:
- the LOC104629223 gene encoding nodal homolog codes for MRDPLRSAPALALCALTLLRLGCAPTRAPTRAPAHAPTRAPTRAPTHAPTRAPPRCPPLMLQLLRAPPAPLRAAAAAAALSLSPHGSLQNGSRWALSFDMSSLSSSQEVSLAELRIRLPGLSPARNVSLDIYHSRRQRCWGGGTCAHQLFLGTVAGSPSSTQASWKIFEVTSLLRSWLHQAMAPGHRGLSGGEWWEASGSATPATAAMHSPTSSDAGPREPALPQDVTDRVLLLVFSKDKSPGDHSLIRTAETSKHVMRDSSSQGVGTRRHRRNRKEKQRIKESDAAAAVPGEEGRSLCRRVDMMVDFEQTGWGSWIIYPKKYNAYRCEGQCPSPVDETFKPTNHAYIQSLLQLYKPNQVPCPACSPVRMSPLSMLYYEKGEIVVRHHEDMIIEECGCN; via the exons ATGCGGGACCCGCTGCGCTCCGCGCCCGCGCTGGCGCTCTGCGCCCTCACCCTGCTCCGCCTGGGCTGCGCACCCACCCGGGCACCCACCCGGGCACCGGCCCACGCACCCACCCGAGCACCCACTCGGGCACCGACCCACGCACCCAcccgcgccccgccgcgctgccccccgctgatgctgcagctgctccgcgcccctcctgccccgctccgcgccgccgccgccgccgctgccctcagcctctccccGCACG GCTCCCTGCAGAATGGCTCCCGCTGGGCGCTCTCCTTCGACATGTCCTCCCtctccagcagccaggaggTGAGTCTGGCCGAGCTCCGCATCCGCCTGCCCGGCCTCTCCCCAGCCCGCAACGTCTCCCTGGACATCTACCACAGCCGGCGGCAGAGGTGCTGGGGCGGCGGGACCTGTGCCCACCAGCTCTTCCTGGGCACCGTGGCCGGCAGCCCCTCTTCCACCCAAGCCTCCTGGAAAATCTTTGAGGTCACCAGCCTGCTCCGGTCCTGGCTCCACCAAGCCATGGCCCCTGGGCACCGCGGTCTCTCGGGAGGGGAGTGGTGGGAGGCGAGTGGGTCGGCCACCCCGGCCACCGCTGCGATGCACTCGCCCACCTCGAGTGATGCTGGCCCCAGGGAaccagccctgccccaggaTGTGACGGACAGAGTCCTGCTGCTCGTCTTCTCCAAGGACAAGTCTCCGGGAGACCACAGCCTCATCAGGACAGCGGAGACGTCCAAGCATGTCATGCGTgacagcagctcccagggcGTGGGGACCCGCCGGCACCGCAGGAATAGGAAGGAGAAGCAAAGGATCAAAGAGAGCGATGCTGCCGCTGCCGTCCCGGGCGAGGAGGGCAGGTCCTTGTGTCGGAGGGTGGACATGATGGTGGATTTCGAGCAGACCGGCTGGGGCAGCTGGATCATCTACCCCAAAAAGTATAATGCCTACCGGTGCGAAGGGCAGTGTCCATCACCCGTGGACGAGACCTTCAAGCCCACCAACCACGCCTACATACAG AGTTTGCTGCAGCTCTACAAGCCCAACCAGGTGCCATGCCCCGCCTGCTCCCCGGTCAGGATGAGTCCCCTCTCCATGCTCTACTACGAGAAGGGCGAAATCGTCGTCCGTCACCATGAGGACATGATTATCGAGGAGTGTGGCTGCAACTGA